The Glycine soja cultivar W05 chromosome 3, ASM419377v2, whole genome shotgun sequence genome window below encodes:
- the LOC114406127 gene encoding dnaJ homolog subfamily B member 1-like translates to MGVDYYKLLQVDRNASDEDLKKAYRKLAMKWHPDKNPNNKRDAEAKFKQISEAYDVLSDPQKRGVYDQYGEEGLKGQVPPPGAGGFSGGSDGGPTMFRFNPRSADDIFSEFFGFSSPYGMGDMGGRAGPSGYPRFADDLFASFSRSAAGEGSSNVPRKGAPIEKTLQCSLEDLYKGTTKKMKISRDVIDSSGRPTTVEEILTIEIKPGWKKGTKITFPEKGNEQRGVIPSDLVFIIDEKPHGVFKRDGNDLVITQKISLVEALTGYTAQLMTLDGRNLTVSTNSIISPTYEEVIKGEGMPIPKEPSKKGNLRIKFNIKFPSRLTSEQKTGIKRLLTS, encoded by the exons ATGGGTGTGGACTATTACAAACTTCTTCAGGTGGATCGTAATGCCAGTGATGAGGATCTCAAGAAAGCCTATCGCAAGCTTGCTATGAAGTGGCACCCTGATAAGAACCCTAACAACAAAAGAGACGCTGAAGCCAAATTCAAGCAAATCTCAGAAGCCTATGAT GTTTTGAGTGATCCGCAAAAGAGGGGTGTGTATGATCAGTATGGTGAGGAGGGATTGAAAGGGCAGGTGCCACCCCCAGGTGCTGGTGGTTTTTCCGGTGGCAGTGATGGCGGACCGACGATGTTCCGGTTCAACCCGAGAAGTGCAGATGATATATTCTCGGAGTTTTTTGGGTTTTCAAGTCCCTATGGAATGGGGGATATGGGTGGCCGTGCTGGCCCATCTGGCTATCCCAGATTTGCGGATGACCTTTTTGCTTCTTTTAGTAGGAGTGCGGCTGGAGAAGGCTCCAGCAATGTGCCAAGGAAAGGTGCGCCGATTGAGAAAACATTGCAATGCAGTTTGGAGGATTTGTACAAAGGGACtaccaaaaaaatgaagatttCCAGGGATGTGATTGATTCCAGTGG GAGGCCCACCACTGTAGAGGAAATTCTAACCATTGAGATCAAGCCGGGCTGGAAGAAAggaacaaaaataacttttccTGAGAAGGGAAATGAACAAAGAGGAGTTATACCATCTGATCTTGTTTTTATCATTGATGAGAAACCTCATGGTGTCTTCAAAAGGGATGGCAATGATCTTGTTATCACACAGAAGATATCTCTAGTTGAAGCTCTGACCGGTTACACAGCACAACTGATGACACTTGATGGGAGGAATCTTACAGTCTCCACCAATTCCATCATCAGTCCGACGTACGAAGAAGTTATTAAAGGAGAGGGTATGCCAATTCCCAAGGAACCTTCCAAAAAGGGAAACTTGAGGATCAAGTTCAATATCAAGTTCCCCTCTAGACTCACATCAGAGCAGAAAACCGGCATTAAACGATTATTGACATCTTAA